A portion of the Rhodanobacter sp. AS-Z3 genome contains these proteins:
- a CDS encoding glycosyl hydrolase 108 family protein, which translates to MSAANFAASLQLTLGYEGGFSDHPLDPGGATMCGVTQRVYDEDRDARRLARQSVRLSTEAERAAIYRQRYWATCAGDALPVGVDYAVFDFAVNSGVGRSVRTLQRLVGVADDGAPGRYTLAAVQRYCAQYNANALTDAICHARMQFLRGLPTFGTFGKGWTTRVMGKQDGTQLTDTGVIDRAYAMAMGAGVTQPATPIVTPKTYLATAA; encoded by the coding sequence ATGTCCGCCGCCAACTTCGCCGCCAGCCTGCAGCTCACCCTCGGTTATGAGGGTGGCTTCAGCGATCACCCGCTCGATCCCGGTGGCGCCACCATGTGCGGCGTCACCCAGCGCGTGTATGACGAAGACCGCGATGCGCGCCGCCTTGCTCGGCAAAGCGTGCGGCTTAGCACGGAAGCCGAGCGCGCCGCTATCTACCGCCAGCGCTATTGGGCCACCTGCGCTGGCGACGCGCTGCCGGTGGGCGTGGATTACGCGGTGTTCGACTTCGCCGTGAACAGCGGGGTGGGGCGGTCGGTACGCACGTTGCAGCGCCTGGTGGGTGTGGCTGACGATGGCGCACCGGGCCGCTACACGCTGGCCGCGGTACAGCGCTACTGCGCCCAGTACAACGCCAACGCGCTGACCGATGCCATCTGCCATGCGCGCATGCAGTTCCTGCGCGGCCTGCCCACCTTCGGCACGTTCGGCAAGGGCTGGACCACCCGCGTGATGGGCAAACAGGACGGCACCCAGTTGACCGACACGGGCGTGATCGATCGCGCTTACGCGATGGCCATGGGCGCGGGCGTCACCCAGCCGGCCACGCCCATCGTCACGCCGAAGACCTATCTGGCCACAGCGGCATGA